The nucleotide sequence AAATGTAATCGACCACATGCGAATGCTTCAGCTACCCAAACATTTGTTGTTTCTGTAACAGTATGTTGACGCTTTAAAAAGTGCTGAAATAATCATTTGTGTTATCCATAATTTTTCAAATGTGTACTGAAATATGAAATTTAAtatgcttcctcctactccttttccagcatttttattgagttatttatttatgtatacacgtatatatgtatacacgtgtatatatatatatatatatatatatatatatatatatatatatatatatatatatatatatatatatatatatatatatatatatttttttttttttttttctcagtttgttcgtttattgtttgtttgttttacggacttatatatggcactttaaagtgttatttgttttgttttggatgtgttcgaaataaagatatcaatacaatataataaaatataatacaatataaaatatgaaaTGTTATTTGTCAAACTATAAAATGTGCTTTAATCATGCATAAAATTAAACAAATATGTTGAGCTTAATTGAAAGAGTCTGCATGAAAGTATTTTTACAATGCCGCCTGGGATTGTTATTAATACGAGTGATCAAATTCGTTTGTTGAACACACAcactatttttattgttttttttaaatacgtaTTGCTACTTTTTGTTTGGGATTATTACCGGACAGACAGAGAGAAGTCGCCCACATTCTTGCTGGGTCGGGCCAGAAAGCTGCCAGAGATACCCTGAGTCTTCAGCAGGTCTTCGGCCTGCAGGCCTGTGATGTCTCGGTGGAACCACCTGGACGCAAACACCACACAGATGTCAATTCGAGGAAATACGGCAGAACAATTTGGAATGTTGCAAACCTgagattttcattttctttaaaaGACAGATTTTAAAAAACTGCACCAAAATAAGCCTGCTTGATGATCTCGAAGCTATAAACATAAGAAGCCACCTAAAAATGGGTCCTGCGCTCAAAAGCCACAACACAGCTCAAATCATATGATGGACAATCAGAGCAGCCAAGAGGAAGAACAAGATGGAATGAAAAGAGAGAAGTTGCAAGTTGGAGCACTCTGTCGGCAGCGTCCACTCACCGAACCATGTCGTCGCCCTCGCAGCGTCTTGGTTAGAAGACAACTCCAGTGAAGGCCGCCGGAGAGGGCCCTGTCACCTGCACCAAAGCATCGCTTTTACATCTcagtgtgagaaaaaaaaaaaaaaaaaaaacaagcgacCATgattttttgtgacattttgtaCTTAGCGCTCAAGCATTAAAAGCAAATCACCTGATCTTATTTTTCCCCTTCTGGCTCAACTGGTGTGTGATCGGGCGGGAATGAAcgtagagagaaaaaaaaaaaaaagcaaaaccgtTCTGTCCTCTTGTCCGCTGTCCCTGAAGGCAAGTGAGCCGGGCTTGAGTCTCGCAATCCCCTCCTCTCTCTTGCTCTGAGCGTGCGACTGTCTACATCGTCTCTTACCCTTCCTTCCTTTTTGTCGCTCCTTTCACAAAATAGTGAAAGCCCCAACGGGAACCAGAAGAGCTGACAAAGCCGGAATTCCTCCTTATTTGTGTTATTCTGAATGAGTCACatgaaatacattttgaaaatacattttggTTCTTCAGTGAGTCTCCACCGAGTTGTTTTCTGTCAACAGTCTCTATtgttactgcaaaaaaaaaagtttattacagccacaaaattgaaaatcgatttctttttttttgagtgTCAGGCTGCCTGCCCACCTGTCTGCTGCTACTCTTCTCTGttgcaggtgtgtgtgtttgtgacaaCACAAAGGTCAGCGGCACAGTACACTTCCTTATTCTCAGCTCACTGCTCTCTCTGTGTATCGAGTGTCTGCATGCAAAACCGTTTCAAAACAAAGTCTGACTCAAGTTCACCACCATATAGCAGCATTTGCGTCAAAGGGGTGGAGGTGTTACTCTGTGTTGCATTCACCGGGCAGGCACAAcattaaacataaaaaaatctacacaccagttctgttgttttttttttaaaatgattaagTTGCATCAAAAAGCACACTTTAGGATAATAAAGGAACAAAATAGAAAATACAACTACATGAACTAAAATGTTTGGCCCCCACAAGGGAGAATTGATAAGTGTGTCAAACTTGCCAAATAGGGTGCCAACACTAATCAAAGTTCTTTGtacatgtttaaaaatatttagtgGATCTAGATTGCTCAAAACATTCCTTTCTTTTGTTTCCATACTCCAAAATGGTTCTCCCATCCAAGTTATAGCTACACATCCCAGGACTTGCTGCCAACAATTTATAAGTGCATCATTACAGTAACACAAGCAAAGATGTTGACAAATTCCTTAGCTACAATTCTCCTGGTGACATGTTCACTTCAAAAGAGACCAACATACATTTGTCCACTCACCCACGTCATTGTTCCTTTTCACACAGGACCTAAACGAGTCTTGTCGACTTTTCTGCAGGAAATGATGAATTCAGCTCACATTTAACATGATTGGTCCTTTTTGCAGTGTTTAACCTCCTTCCTTCTATTTTGCCGCCTAAAATGACCACTGGTGATGAGATGATGTTCCCGCCCTGCAATTTGCTCTAATTCTCTTGCCACGAGATAATATGCTGCTTCCTGACTCGGTCTTTGGCCAATCTTCCTCTAAAAAACTTAAAAGTGCACACTCTAGAGACAAAAGTATTGAGACACTTCAATATGGAATAGGCAACATCAGCTTGCACTCTTGTGGGTAAACTAAAATGTTTTCCTTTGTGTTTGTGGGAATCtctgttctaattttttttttttttggtatggcgccgacgtgagtggcagcctcccagcagtgttctctctttttctctttatttccttcttttctcctttttctttctttctttttgtccattcggcgatgctggtgccttctaccgcacctcggtattgctttggatgtgattttcttttttttttttcccctgggaccgggatggctgcgcacatcggtcgagaccggcgtacctctacgacggcttcctgcttatccggctgatgctgaccgggtcccttgccttgcagccgcgacccctgtgctccctcgtgctcgtcagaaccagcgaccttcgccgtgctagctattttgtgtgttttggggtgttttctgatattgaggggtgctggttgggcactgttacttttttcttttgtctttttgctttgctttgctttgctttgatggcttttatctttcgcactttctggctttctttgtggcgccgttgtatggcagccttatgagggcctattgagttgcgctcatgccatctgtgtgtcttttgtaaacccgctctgtggtatggatactgctggggcctgaatttccctgaaggagtattcccaagggattaataaagttgagtctaagtctaagtctaattagAAGGCTCTTGCATAGCAAACTCATTCAAGCACGCCTTTATGGTGAGTAATCCAGTGATGGCCAACCAGTCGCTAACCCAACAAAATGACCCAATTTCACTCGATCTGCCCTAAATATAATTtactaaatgattttttttttttttggagaaagctataaacaaaaataaattcactttcttgcagaatgctaatgctaactcaCTCACCCAACAATTGCATCCGAAGATCTGGAGACACTAGTGTGGTTTAACCCAAAGGAGACGTGACCATTACTTTTGCCACAATTGCTCATTTCTTATGTATAGTCATTAAAAGTAGAAATTGGATTGACATTAAAAAACAAGAGATCACGATCAACAGTTGACCTTTTATTGTGGCCCATTGGAAAAACAAAcgtgataaaaacaacaacgcgGTAGTCTTAATAACGATACATGTACAGAATTAATTTAAGTTCAAGACTGACGACACGTCCCAAAACCCGCCCCCCTTCTCCTTGGGCGTACCTTATTTGGAGCAAAATACAGGAGCTTGCGGGGATTTCAGGAATGTCTTGGGTACTACGTGAGCCGATCAGCAGGCCAGTTCAAGTTATATGACGGGCGGGTATTTTGGGATGGAGGTGACAACAATACCTTTGACTCTAACAGGCTTACTCATTGAGACGACGGCACATCCTGCAATGGAGCACCAAATTGGGCCTGTCTCACTGACatatacatacagtataatTCTAAACGTACAGTGCAAAAGTGTTAGGCCGCCATTTGCTGCtctatccatctattttctacaGTATGGTTGCCCTCGttaaaaacaaccattcacCCGCATGCACACTGACTGACAATTTGGAGCCTTCAGTGTGTTTTAGGAATGCTGAGATTCGAACCAAGAATCAAAAAACTCTGAGACCGATGCACTTAACCACTTGCCGTGCTGCCGTATGTCAACGTCATTACTAAAAGGCGAGTACCCGGCCGACGACTTGCATTTATTACTGACGGTGACCTAAAACCTTTGCACAGCACTGTAGTACATACAATTACATTGTCGAAAAGTTGCTTTTATTCGCTAGTTCAATTCAAAAGGACAAATTTGCATTATAGCTACTTTGGAAACATTGGACAATACTATTTGTACTTGATTTCTAAATTGAGAATCTTTTCGTTTTGTAATATTCAAATTCACTGATGTGAAGCTGATGATACAAAATTCCCTTTTTGATTGGAACTAGCGAATGAAACTAATTTCTCCACAATATTTGATGCAAGATGAACCTGTACATACCATCGACAGACAAACACGTTCAGGTGACATCACAACTtgtcaagaaaaacaaacagcatTTAAATGGCATAATTTCCGACAAGGGAAAAGGAGCCAGAAAAATCAGTTCAAGACTCGGGCCTCCAATAGTCCAAACACCGCAACAAAGATCCAGGATTTCAGAAATGCACATGACTCGGCACAGTTCGGCCATGTTTGAGGAGATCCGTATTTTATTACTTCCGGTCTCTGGTGCTGATCCTTTGGGTTCAGAGGCaagaggtgtgtgtgcgtgtgtgtgcgtgtgtgtgtgtgcatgtgtttgttcTGAGGAGGACTGACCTGCCTGTGCTGTACAAGGAGGTTAAAGAGGAAAGTTTGGGAACGGAGATCCACTACATTGGCTCAGCGTGAAACCTGCATCTGCTGCACGCTCTGCGACTGGTTCGGGGCGCTCACATCGGGCCCGCGGCTGGCCAGCCTGCTGAGGATGTTGCGCTCGGACATTTGCAGCCGCACGGCCACGGGCGGTATCCTGGCGATGGTCGCCGGGAGGCGTGTGACATCCGCCTTCATGTCGCTCAGCAGCTCCTCCAGCTGTTTGAGAACTGaaaggtaaaaataaataaataaaatctgaaGTAATAACTCGGTTGCCACGGTGACTAAAGATTATGTGACTGTTgtgataaaatatatatatattttttaaatggcgTCACTTTGTCTCACCTTTATGCAGAACTGCATTGGCTGGCTTGTTTCCTGACATGGACTCCTTGCTGAGATGCTGGTGGGACTCGGCCAGACACTCCACCTCACTGAAGCGTGTGTTAAGCGCCATGGAAGGGTGTGCCGGGTCCTCCGTCATGTTGAGGTAGGCCGCCCGGCGCAGTTGCTCCTCGATTACCAACGCCTGCTCCAGTAACTACCAGAGGACCACGTTCGGCCGGTGAGCACACTAATTGAGTTTCAGCACTCACACAatgacgaggggggggggggggggtcacttcACCTTGAACCTGCGTGCCAGGAATTTGTTCTTGATTTCCAGGAAGTTGCCTCTGCTCATTTCGCCCTTGAAGGGCTCATTGAGGATGGCGAACCTGACGTCGTTCTGCACGTCCTGCCACCGAGCGTAGCCGTGTCTGGGGGAACGTCACATTGAAGCCAAAAACAACTTTGTTTGGGAGTCGTTGGCATGAGGTTGATTCGGAAGGTTGCCTTTCGATTGGGGAAGAACAAAAAACCCCCAGCAGGTTCGATAGAAAATAATATTCACTTTGATTTTCAAAACAATGCAACAGTTCCAATTTGCTGATGATTTTCCAAATGTCAACATACAACATTTGATCCAAATGTGCACATGAAGGATACTGTATGATGCCAGCAAGGAGCCAGTAGTCATGGCGACGGTGCCAAATCTCAAAGGTTTTCTTAGTGACGGTGGCTGCCCTCTCCTCATTTTGCCAAAGGGAGTGAAGCTCTATGGGTCAGAAAGGTTATGAGACGGGGTTGGAAGGGAaacgcgtgcatgcgtgcgtgcgtacgtgcgtgccCCCACCTGTGAAGCCTCCGTCCGCTATGTTGAACATGAACCTCTGCTTGCTGGCTTTCCTCTTTTCCTCGCTGACATTCAACATGGACAGCGCTCCTTCCCTGGTGTTGTCTCCATTTTGAAGTCTGCTAGCGTCCTCAGATTTCACACCATCTTTGCTCTCTTGTTGATCTGCAAGAAATAATGAGATGTATAGCATGTAGAACATTGTCTTCACAAAAAGGAAAGCCTCGAACATTTAGAAACTGCATAAACGTGTGCGCACCTTTCTCTGGATCCATCTTTTCATCTTTAGCCTCTTCagctgaaagaaagaaaaaaacagatttAAAGCACagtaatgaaattaaaataaacgtttaaaaaaaaatacagcctcACCCTTTGATCGCTCCTCCGCATCTGTTTTTCCATCCATCTCTTCACTTTTGACATCAGCAGGTAGGGCCTTGTCCGCCTTGTCTTCTCTGTCCTTGCTAAGGTCGTCGGGCTCGCTCCCTTCATCGCCACCTCGCGTCTCCTTCTCTTTGTCCTCCTTAGCTACAGGATCCTCATCTTTGCTTTCAGAGGCTGGTGACTTGTCGGACTCATCTGGGATTTCAATAATCTGGGGCAAAGGGAATGATGGCGAGTTTGAAATGAGGTCGATGCCATTACCGTAATCGATGAGGCGTGACTGACGAATCACCTCTGGATCGTCTGTCTTTCTGGCTTTGGTGTCCTCGACATCCTTCTTAATGTCCTCTTTGTCGTCTGATCTTGAGAGATCCTCTGTTGATACAAAATCGCTTTTGttggaatgcatttttttaaatgctcaaaTGCAGTTTTGAAAGCTTCATGAAGGTTACAAGCTGAGCTTCATATCCCCGTACCTGGCACGGGAGTGTTGGGTTGCGTATCGGCGGGCGTCCCGCTCGAAGGGGTCTTGGGGTCTTCACCCGCAGCCAAAGCCGCCGCtctcttgttttcctccagctCTGCCATCCAAGGCATGGACCACTGACCGTTCACATGCTCAAACTCCTGCACCTGCGGGGAGGAATGCGTTGCGTCACGACGCGCGCTCCATCGGGCATCAGATCGGATGGAGCTGAAAGTCCAACCTTTTTTCTGATAAGGGACATGACACCAATGCGGGTGAGCACGTGTTGCCTGGACAGTCCCTCTCGCGGGACGCCATCTGCAAAGGTCTCCGCCCCGTCGGCTCCCGGCTCACAAAGGTGCCTCATGAACAGAGACACGTACGccctgtggggaaaaaaatggcggAATGAAAGGAGCACAACATATGGACCGCTTTTGAAAAATAACTAAATGAGCCTCACTTGAATTCCTTTTCAGATTTCCCTCTAAGGTCCCTGACAAGCCACTGGTTGTTGAAAGCATCCTGGGGGGGCATCCCATAGCGCATCACCACATTCAGGAAAGCCTTCCTCTGCCGTGCGTTGAAACCCAGAACCTGACATCGGAAGCGAATCTCAGTAAGAAGTCGGTGGAAAACAACTGAAGGCAAAATCAAAGTCACCTCAATGTTTCCTCCCACTCGGGCCAGGAGCGGAGGCAGAGGCTTGTCCCGGTCGTTTCGTAACCCTTTGCGGCTCGGTCTGCGGGCGTTAGCTGTGGCGGGACAAAAGATCAGTCAGATCATCACACGGCAAAATACGAATACTTTACTCCAACAATGAAATAAATGCGTATTCTGGAACTTAACGAGTGTTTGTGTAGGATGTAATTGTCCTGTAGGTTCCACTGAAAGGATGTTGGACTTACACACAGTCACGGCAACCTTGTGCTGAAGGTGCCCCCCTATCTCTTTCTCTTTGGCCACACGTTTACCTCAACAGCCGCCATTTCGAACCCAAATGCTTTCAGGACACTTACAACTGAAAGCAGCACCATTTAATCAAAATTCAGTAACAGCAAGATCCTTGATTAAGGGCAACAATGGTGACAGTAGATAAGCAAAATGTGAATTAGAAAAATGGAGCTAACAATTTAAGTAAACATATGAACAAACTCAACGAGAGTACAATTTGTCTTTTAAACGCAAACCACGCCCAAGTAGGCGTCGAGCGTTTTCTGTGCCTTGGCCGCTGCCGCCTTCTCCTTTGGCGGACAGCTCTTGCTTTTTTCATCTCGTCTTGCCTTTGTGCGCCCTGAGCAGATGATGCACGGACATCTGCCTTTTTCTGGGCTTAACTTGAGGCCAGTGTAGCTTGCGTCAGAATCGGTACGCATATCTGCAAGGTGGGGGCGGTTGTGAAGCTTGTTAGTAAGGGAAAGCAAGAACTGCAGCTTGAAGATATATGCAGATAATTTGTTTTAGTGTGTTAgagtgtatattttttttaatcttcaagTCGCTACGGTGAAACCTCAAAGGTTGTCAGTTCCTGGAAAATATACCTCGAAAGTTGAACTCCACAAGagatccatccagaaggtgacaGTTTGAGTCAAAAAGTGACTCcagtatttttattcaattggaAACCTTGTTTCAAGTTTGTATGTAACGGTTCAAGGTTCCACTGTGCTTTGGGAAATCCCACAGAGCACAGAAAGATGACTTATGCGGCACCGAAGGCGACACACGCAAGCCCATAAGAGCATCGACGCGTTTGTGTGTACCTTCAGAACGCTCGTCAAAGTCCTCGTCGCCCTCCTCCGATGCCACAGAATAATCAGACTGGTTGTCGGATTGATCCTCTTGCCAATCTGGGTGCGGGGAAGGCGAAAGGAAAAACTTCCTTAACTCTTGGTCACAATCGGATTGATAGTCATGACAAAAACGCTTTAgttctttgctttttttaaaagattttaaagctgtcaaaaaaaatatatatagcatGCATTCATTGTTTTAGCAAGTTCTAATAACGTCACTCTTTCTCAACATGATCAAAGAGCAGACTTTAAATTATGCATCATTTTTGACTAACTACACCCAGTCTCTAAAACTCCAAATAAGTACAACACACATTTCATGCAATACAGAATGAAAGCCGTTTGAGCGTTTATTCCACATACTTGATCTCCATCTGAAGCCGTTTGTCctcactaaaaaaaacaaaacaacaattcaGCACAATTGTAGGACAACGACGACGCATCAGCACACTACGAGTGTGCTGACTTGTCTTGATCGTACATGGGCCTCAAAGTGGACATCAAGAAGATTGAATAAATGCTCCAAGAGCTTCCCAAACACGCACTCACGATGCAACACGGACACGAACGACAGCACAGCACAGGACAGAAAGAAGAGGTTGCATTATATATGTTTCTGTACCCTGTCTTATACCTCGGTCCTCCTGAGAACCGTCATTGTAGTTAACCGGCTTTCGAGTTCTTTTGCCTTTGCCCAGATTGCGGGCCAGATCCTCTTGCTGCTGCTCGTAGTGATGACGTAGCAGCTTCTCCCAGTAGTCGGGGTCGACGCTTTCCTCCTGCTTGATCACCTCCCGCTCCACTTCCTCCTCCTGATGGCATACAAAGATTGACTTTTGGGTCCTGACTATCCCCGCCGTCATCTGGGCTTTCGCGACGTGTacctcgtcgtcctcgtcttTGACTACGTATTGTGCAACTTTGAAGGAGCTGAGGTATTCGTTCATGCTCTGGATTTCGGTGTCATCCGTGGCGTCCTGGTTCCGGTCCAGTAGACGATCAATGGCTTGGTCATCGTAGTGGATCACACTGCTGTCGTCCTCTTTGTTGTCCCCTGAACGCGAGACGAATGACAACATTAAATATGAAAAACTCGTCCGATGACAACCAGAAAATGCCACCGACCCTCTCCAGCCTCATCCTTGAACAACTCCTCGGTTCCAAATTTGAGAATGTCATCAAGCTCCTGCTTGGACATGGAACCGGTCTTGGAGCCGAGGCCGGGTCGCACAACCAAGTGGGTGagcatcatttttttctttgcgaCCTAATAAAGGAGAGACAAATGAGTAGGGTTGAACTGTAcgtacgttgtttttttttttacctgtgtgATCCTCTCCTCCACGGATGCTTTGGTCACAAAGCGATAGATCATCACCTTCCTGTTCTGCCCGATACGGTGAGCTCGACTGAATGCCTGCAGTACACGCACATGAATACAACAGTTTAAACCCCGGAAATTTTTCCCCCCTAACCTACAGAGGCAACTTTGGTGCCCTAGAATTAAATTACTTGACTCGAGGCTGAGGGTCATCATACCTGGATGTCATTGTGAGGGTTCCAGTCGGAGTCATAGATGATAACGGTGTCTGCGGAGGCAAGATTGATGCCCAAACCTCCTGCTCGAGTTGAGAGGAGGAAGGCAAACTGTGGAGCGCCGGGAGCTGTTGGAATAAAAACCAAGACGGATGTTCAAAACATGCAAACCGCCTCATTTCAGTACATAGGCAATAATGTGACGGATAAACGGTCAACCATTAAAGCGGTCGATGGCCTCCTGCCGCATGTTGCCCGTGACCCCGCCGTCAATTCTCTCGTATTTATAGCCCTCATTTTCCAGGAAGTCCTCCAGCAGGTCCAGCATTTTGGTCATCTGGGAGAAAACCAGCACCCTGTGACCTCCTTCCTTCAGCTTCTTCATCATCTTGTGCAAGAGCATCAGCTTGCCGGATGCCTTGGTCAGAGCCAAGCCCTCGTACATGCCGTTGGGAAGTTTCGGAGCCTCCTGCCACGAGAAACGATGAGATGGATTTGATGAAGTGTTTGCGTTTCAGCCGTCCGTGCGGCATCGTAACAACGAGACATGGGTCGTACGGTAGCGGCAGCGGGAAACAGGTAGGGGTGATTGCAGCACTTTTTCAGATCCATCACCACGTTGAGCAGAGAGACTTGGTTTCCTCCTCCGCGGGTGTTCAAGGCCTCAAAGTTCCGAGTTAATATAAACTTGTAGTATTTCCTAGATGGAAACAAGAACAACAAATTAATTTCCAGAAAGAACCATCAACATCGTGACTTCCGAACTTCAGACTGACTTCTGCATGGGGCTGAGCTCCACTCTGACGATGAGCTCGGTCTTGGATGGCATGTGCTTGAAGACGTCCGCCTTCAGCCTCCTGAGCATGTGCGGGCCTAGCATATCGTGGAGCTTCTTGATCTGGTCCTCTTTAGCGATGTCGGCAAATTCCTCCAAGAAGCCTTCCAAGTTGCTGCGGAGGAAGAGGGAGGAGGAAAAACGTTGAGCCAAACGAGGGCAAGCTACTTATGTGGCACGCTCGGGGCGAGGATGTGCTGAGGCTGACTTGAATCTCTCTGGAGTCAGGAAGTTAAGCAAATGGAAGAGCTCTTCCAGGTTGTTTTGAAGAGGCGTGCCGGTCAGCAGAAGCTTGTGTTGCAGCGGGTAGTTGTTCAACACTCTGAAGAACTGACAGAGGGGAAGGAATTAATCAGCAACGGAAAATACATTCAAAATTGGAACAAGCTCTACTCAACATGGACGCATTTTTCTTCAATACAAATATTGGAGTTCCCGTAGGAAAAAATACAGTTTTTATTTACCTGATCAATATTTTTGCTCATGGTTATCATACCACCAGAATGTATTATCAGGCCATGCCTGTATAGAAGCAGTAAATGAACGTGTGTTGTCA is from Syngnathus scovelli strain Florida chromosome 9, RoL_Ssco_1.2, whole genome shotgun sequence and encodes:
- the chd4b gene encoding chromodomain-helicase-DNA-binding protein 4 isoform X2 — translated: MSGSDDDRDDFGAAEEHSLLHDDNEAEDIMSDIEEAPKSKKKKKAKKSSRESRSNKRQRAVREELPLSSPEHLIEGEATERDLDEGGLRSDSDGSDYAPGRKKKKRSSSTKDKKKSSGSAEKGGSSKSKRKDPEPDDDEDDDDDCQPKSSSQMLDAWGMKDIDHTFTQEDYNSLTNYKAFSQFVRPLIAAKNPKIAVSKMMTLMMAKWREFSTNNPHKGSASANAALAAANVAAAVENMVVAGTDGGPDDGAAPPAAVTAQTSPAAPVAAPPPPPLRKAKTKEGKGPNARKKSKSKVPPKPKPKKVAPLKIKLGGLNSKRKRSSSDEDEPDVDSDFDESNFSVSEGSSRSSRSKKKSKSSKKKKKVETEDGDGYETDHQDYCEVCQQGGEIILCDTCPRAYHMVCLDPDMEKAPEGKWSCPHCEKEGIQWEAREELSDAEVEDEDDRQDDGAEEEDDHHIEYCRVCKDGGELLCCDTCPSSYHIHCLNPPLPEIPNGEWICPRCKCPPMKGKVQKVLTWRWGEPPAPTPVPRPSDLPAEAPDPPPLVGRREREFFVKWCNMSYWHCSWVLELQLELNCQVMFRNYQRKTDMDEPPPVDFGGEGDDDKSTKRKNKDPLFVHMEAEFYRYGVKMEWLMIHRILNHSVDRKGNVHYLIKWRDLAYDQSTWESEDMDIPEFDLYKQTYWNHRELMIGDEGRPGKKLKKPVKIKKTERPPANPVVDPTIKFDRQPDYLDSTGGTLHPYQLEGLNWLRFSWAQATDTILADEMGLGKTVQTAVFLYSLYKEGHSKGPFLVSAPLSTIINWEREFEMWAPDMYVVTYVGDKDSRAVIRENEFSFEGNAIRGGKKASKMKKDSTVKFHVLLTSYELITIDQAVLGSIEWACLVVDEAHRLKNNQSKFFRVLNNYPLQHKLLLTGTPLQNNLEELFHLLNFLTPERFNNLEGFLEEFADIAKEDQIKKLHDMLGPHMLRRLKADVFKHMPSKTELIVRVELSPMQKKYYKFILTRNFEALNTRGGGNQVSLLNVVMDLKKCCNHPYLFPAAATEAPKLPNGMYEGLALTKASGKLMLLHKMMKKLKEGGHRVLVFSQMTKMLDLLEDFLENEGYKYERIDGGVTGNMRQEAIDRFNAPGAPQFAFLLSTRAGGLGINLASADTVIIYDSDWNPHNDIQAFSRAHRIGQNRKVMIYRFVTKASVEERITQVAKKKMMLTHLVVRPGLGSKTGSMSKQELDDILKFGTEELFKDEAGEGDNKEDDSSVIHYDDQAIDRLLDRNQDATDDTEIQSMNEYLSSFKVAQYVVKDEDDEEEEVEREVIKQEESVDPDYWEKLLRHHYEQQQEDLARNLGKGKRTRKPVNYNDGSQEDRVRTNGFRWRSNWQEDQSDNQSDYSVASEEGDEDFDERSEANARRPSRKGLRNDRDKPLPPLLARVGGNIEVLGFNARQRKAFLNVVMRYGMPPQDAFNNQWLVRDLRGKSEKEFKAYVSLFMRHLCEPGADGAETFADGVPREGLSRQHVLTRIGVMSLIRKKVQEFEHVNGQWSMPWMAELEENKRAAALAAGEDPKTPSSGTPADTQPNTPVPEDLSRSDDKEDIKKDVEDTKARKTDDPEIIEIPDESDKSPASESKDEDPVAKEDKEKETRGGDEGSEPDDLSKDREDKADKALPADVKSEEMDGKTDAEERSKAEEAKDEKMDPEKDQQESKDGVKSEDASRLQNGDNTREGALSMLNVSEEKRKASKQRFMFNIADGGFTELHSLWQNEERAATVTKKTFEIWHRRHDYWLLAGIIQHGYARWQDVQNDVRFAILNEPFKGEMSRGNFLEIKNKFLARRFKLLEQALVIEEQLRRAAYLNMTEDPAHPSMALNTRFSEVECLAESHQHLSKESMSGNKPANAVLHKVLKQLEELLSDMKADVTRLPATIARIPPVAVRLQMSERNILSRLASRGPDVSAPNQSQSVQQMQVSR